Proteins encoded by one window of Fibrobacter sp.:
- a CDS encoding glycosyl hydrolase family 5, translating to MKSPFLKSLLAAGALLMVCSCGDENPTGSSSTPSNEAIVVDEASFLFEKGGEQYIVAQNGLVTNAKGDTIGAADIAGGRILAMDMTEIATGVDFTQLQVIQPTVITSTAWVMKSDSTNYVIYTDGSVTDASGTPVGIITFQPETTIGTITLLDGSVAVDKIDVMTLKVYESNVKAPEPSSSSVADPTPNEPYVPGEFTPVSSSSQTRSSSSVTMSSSSVAKSSSSVAKSSSSQGGSNGGSYTIKYVNGGASGSGWATRYWDCCKPHCAWPDKGGLKAHACDASGNKINDDGATSMCDGGNAGTCKSQIPIVYNDTIAFAFAAVPGSAGGQCGKCFDLAFTGKGKYATDNHAKLKGKHLIVIASNIGYDVEAGQFDVMIPGGGFGIFDGCSAKMGWGSQGARYGGLLTECEESSGYKASTYKSCLTNKCNSSFSSDPVAKEGCLFLANWMNAAGNPLHNYKEVECPKELLDKF from the coding sequence ATGAAATCTCCATTTTTAAAGAGCTTGCTCGCAGCAGGCGCCCTATTGATGGTTTGCAGCTGTGGCGACGAAAATCCCACAGGTAGCAGTAGTACCCCCTCCAACGAAGCTATCGTCGTAGACGAAGCCTCCTTCCTTTTTGAAAAGGGTGGTGAACAGTACATCGTCGCCCAGAACGGTCTCGTCACCAACGCTAAGGGCGATACCATCGGCGCAGCCGATATCGCCGGCGGACGCATTCTCGCAATGGACATGACTGAAATCGCTACTGGCGTCGACTTCACCCAGCTTCAGGTTATCCAGCCCACGGTCATCACTTCCACCGCCTGGGTTATGAAGTCTGACAGCACCAACTATGTCATTTATACCGACGGCTCCGTAACCGATGCAAGTGGCACCCCCGTCGGCATCATCACCTTCCAGCCCGAGACCACCATCGGAACAATCACTCTGCTGGACGGAAGCGTCGCTGTCGATAAGATCGACGTGATGACCCTCAAGGTTTACGAATCCAACGTGAAGGCTCCGGAACCCTCCAGCAGCTCCGTCGCAGACCCCACCCCCAACGAGCCCTACGTACCTGGCGAATTTACCCCGGTAAGCTCCAGCAGCCAGACACGTTCCTCCAGCTCCGTGACAATGTCTTCTAGCTCTGTCGCAAAGTCCTCCAGTTCTGTTGCAAAGTCTTCTAGCAGCCAGGGCGGAAGCAACGGCGGAAGCTACACCATCAAGTACGTAAACGGCGGTGCAAGCGGTTCCGGTTGGGCAACCCGTTACTGGGACTGCTGCAAGCCTCACTGCGCATGGCCCGACAAGGGCGGCCTGAAGGCCCACGCCTGCGACGCAAGCGGAAACAAGATTAACGATGACGGCGCAACTTCCATGTGCGACGGCGGTAATGCCGGCACCTGCAAGAGCCAGATTCCTATCGTATACAACGACACCATCGCATTTGCTTTTGCAGCTGTTCCCGGCAGCGCTGGCGGCCAGTGCGGCAAGTGCTTCGACCTCGCCTTTACCGGCAAGGGTAAGTACGCAACCGACAACCACGCAAAGCTTAAAGGCAAGCACCTGATCGTGATCGCCTCCAACATCGGCTACGACGTGGAAGCAGGTCAGTTCGACGTGATGATCCCGGGTGGTGGTTTCGGCATCTTCGACGGTTGCTCCGCCAAGATGGGCTGGGGCTCCCAGGGCGCACGCTACGGCGGACTCCTGACTGAATGCGAAGAATCCTCCGGCTACAAGGCAAGCACCTACAAGAGCTGCCTCACAAACAAGTGCAACTCTTCCTTCTCCAGCGACCCGGTCGCCAAGGAAGGCTGCCTCTTCCTCGCCAACTGGATGAACGCAGCAGGCAACCCGCTTCACAACTACAAGGAAGTGGAATGCCCCAAGGAACTGCTCGACAAGTTCTAA
- the rpsJ gene encoding 30S ribosomal protein S10: MAGERIRIRLKSFDHRMIDRSAQDIVNTAKNTGARIAGPIPLPTKIQKYTVLRSPHIDKTSREQFESRTHKRLIDILDATPQTVDSLMKLDLPAGVEVEIKV, encoded by the coding sequence ATGGCTGGTGAACGCATTCGTATTCGCTTGAAGAGCTTCGATCATCGCATGATCGACCGCTCTGCTCAAGACATCGTGAATACAGCTAAGAACACTGGTGCCCGCATTGCAGGCCCCATCCCTCTGCCGACGAAGATCCAGAAGTATACGGTGCTCCGCTCTCCGCATATTGACAAGACTTCTCGTGAACAGTTCGAATCCCGTACGCACAAGCGTCTTATCGACATCCTTGATGCTACTCCGCAGACTGTAGATTCCCTCATGAAACTTGACTTGCCCGCAGGCGTTGAAGTCGAAATTAAGGTTTAA
- a CDS encoding glycosyl hydrolase family 5: MKHPFLKSALVISAALALMNCGDEDIATSLPNIPNQSGQVVIQGNNTIINPDGSTTTIDVSAPCWVIQTEQGYLLIGTDNVVSDANGNPIGSYDPTTQAITDASGNTTAMGVDVSVLPVLTPSTTPNNPNVPTTPDVPANSSASIVPTTPASSAIVTPPVSSSSIGNGNNQQTQPIASSSSVNNQNQQASSSSKQQDNNQQQQQSSSSQQNNQQQGGQGTCLDKVSNKNVKPYDNLTGKNGESYAYKEDCSINCYYDPAGKNCASIGTSTGNNQQQQQSSSSQQQQQQKSSSSQQQPKSSSSQQQWQPSSSSQQQNNQQQGGASLLPKIIDNNKKTGYATRYWDSCKPHCAWEGKGGPVARTCNADGMSKASSGASSVCDGGNAGTCFDQTPQIVNDTIAYAFAATPGGGNDCGKCYMLTFKGTGASATNTPTDDHHRKIKGKHLIVMSSNIGYDVSHNQFDLMIPGGGPGAFNGCGKMGISCAGAQYGGFLTTCNYDKSCLIKMCNSEYSNESLRNGCLFLANWMEAANNPEIEFVQVECPAALAAKY; encoded by the coding sequence ATGAAGCACCCGTTTTTGAAATCAGCCTTGGTTATCAGCGCAGCATTGGCTCTGATGAACTGCGGAGATGAAGACATCGCAACTTCCTTGCCGAACATCCCCAACCAATCCGGTCAGGTGGTGATCCAGGGCAACAACACAATCATCAATCCCGATGGTTCCACAACCACTATTGACGTCAGCGCACCGTGCTGGGTTATCCAGACAGAACAGGGCTACCTGCTGATCGGTACCGACAATGTCGTAAGCGACGCCAACGGCAACCCGATAGGCTCCTACGATCCCACAACCCAGGCCATCACCGATGCGAGCGGCAACACTACAGCCATGGGCGTAGACGTATCGGTTCTTCCTGTCTTGACACCGTCGACTACACCTAACAACCCCAACGTCCCCACGACACCGGACGTACCCGCAAACTCCTCCGCTTCTATTGTCCCGACAACTCCTGCATCCTCTGCAATTGTCACCCCTCCGGTCAGCTCCTCCAGCATTGGCAACGGAAACAACCAGCAGACGCAGCCGATTGCTTCCTCTTCTTCTGTCAACAACCAGAACCAGCAGGCAAGCTCTTCCAGCAAGCAGCAGGATAACAACCAGCAGCAACAGCAATCCTCCAGCAGCCAGCAGAATAACCAACAGCAGGGCGGACAGGGAACCTGCCTCGACAAGGTTTCCAATAAGAATGTAAAGCCCTACGATAACCTCACTGGCAAGAACGGCGAATCTTACGCATACAAGGAAGACTGCTCCATCAACTGCTATTATGACCCGGCAGGCAAGAACTGCGCCTCCATCGGAACAAGCACTGGCAACAACCAGCAGCAACAGCAGTCCTCCAGCAGTCAGCAACAGCAACAACAGAAATCCTCCAGCAGCCAGCAGCAGCCGAAGTCTTCCAGCTCTCAGCAGCAGTGGCAGCCGTCTTCCTCCAGCCAGCAGCAGAATAACCAGCAGCAAGGCGGAGCCTCCCTGTTGCCCAAGATCATTGACAACAACAAGAAGACCGGCTACGCAACCCGTTACTGGGACAGCTGCAAGCCTCATTGCGCATGGGAAGGCAAGGGCGGACCTGTGGCAAGAACTTGTAACGCAGATGGTATGAGCAAGGCTAGTTCCGGAGCATCCTCCGTTTGTGACGGCGGTAACGCAGGTACCTGCTTTGACCAGACCCCGCAAATCGTGAACGACACAATCGCCTACGCATTCGCAGCCACACCCGGTGGCGGCAACGACTGTGGCAAGTGCTACATGCTGACCTTCAAGGGCACCGGCGCTTCTGCCACAAACACACCCACCGACGATCACCACAGAAAGATTAAGGGCAAGCACCTGATTGTCATGTCCAGCAACATCGGTTACGACGTAAGCCACAACCAGTTTGACCTGATGATCCCCGGTGGCGGCCCCGGCGCATTCAATGGCTGCGGCAAGATGGGCATCTCCTGCGCAGGCGCACAGTACGGCGGATTCCTCACCACCTGTAACTACGACAAGAGCTGCCTCATCAAGATGTGCAACTCCGAATACTCTAACGAAAGCCTGAGAAACGGCTGTCTGTTCCTTGCAAACTGGATGGAAGCAGCCAATAACCCCGAAATTGAGTTTGTGCAAGTGGAATGCCCCGCAGCACTTGCAGCAAAGTACTAA
- the tuf gene encoding elongation factor Tu codes for MAKEHFDRSKPHCNIGTIGHVDHGKTTLTAAICTTLAAKGLAAAKRFDEIDNAPEEKARGITINTSHVEYTSANRHYAHVDCPGHADYVKNMVTGAAQMDGAILVVAATDGPMPQTREHILLAHQVGVPKIVVFMNKVDMVDDVELLDLVEMEVRDLLSKYEFDGDDAPIIRGSALKALEGDAEYQDKIMELMEACDTYIPLPARETEKPFLMPIEDVFTITGRGTVATGRIERGVVHLNDKVERIGLGETVEYVITGVEMFRKLLDDAQAGDNVGLLLRGAEKKDISRGMVLAAPKSVTPHTEFKAEIYVLTKDEGGRHTPFMNGYRPQFYFRTTDVTGTIQLPEGVEMVTPGDTVTIHTTLIAPVAMEKQLRFAIREGGRTVGAGSVTEIIK; via the coding sequence ATGGCAAAAGAACATTTTGACAGAAGTAAGCCGCACTGCAATATCGGCACCATCGGTCACGTTGACCACGGTAAGACCACTCTGACCGCTGCAATCTGCACCACCCTCGCCGCTAAGGGCCTGGCTGCTGCAAAGCGTTTCGACGAAATCGACAACGCTCCCGAAGAAAAGGCACGTGGTATCACGATTAACACCTCTCACGTGGAATACACTTCTGCAAACCGTCACTACGCACACGTTGACTGCCCGGGCCATGCTGACTACGTCAAGAACATGGTTACTGGTGCTGCCCAGATGGACGGCGCAATCCTCGTTGTTGCTGCTACCGACGGTCCCATGCCCCAGACCCGTGAACACATCCTTCTTGCACACCAGGTTGGCGTGCCCAAGATCGTTGTCTTCATGAACAAGGTTGACATGGTTGATGACGTTGAACTTCTCGACCTCGTCGAAATGGAAGTTCGCGATCTTCTCTCCAAGTACGAATTTGACGGCGACGACGCTCCGATCATCCGCGGTTCTGCACTCAAGGCTCTCGAAGGCGACGCAGAATACCAGGACAAGATCATGGAACTCATGGAAGCATGCGACACCTACATTCCGCTGCCTGCCCGTGAAACCGAAAAGCCGTTCCTCATGCCGATCGAAGACGTGTTCACCATCACCGGTCGTGGCACCGTTGCTACCGGCCGTATCGAACGCGGTGTTGTTCACCTGAACGACAAGGTCGAACGCATCGGTCTCGGTGAAACCGTTGAATACGTTATCACCGGTGTTGAAATGTTCCGCAAGCTCCTCGACGACGCTCAGGCAGGTGACAACGTTGGTCTCCTCCTCCGTGGCGCAGAAAAGAAGGACATCTCCCGCGGCATGGTTCTCGCAGCTCCGAAGTCTGTGACCCCGCACACCGAATTCAAGGCTGAAATCTACGTTCTGACCAAGGACGAAGGTGGCCGCCACACTCCGTTCATGAACGGCTATCGTCCCCAGTTCTACTTCCGCACCACCGACGTTACTGGTACCATCCAGCTGCCGGAAGGTGTCGAAATGGTGACCCCGGGTGACACCGTGACCATCCACACCACTCTCATTGCCCCCGTTGCAATGGAAAAGCAGCTCCGCTTCGCAATCCGCGAAGGTGGCCGTACCGTTGGTGCTGGTTCTGTAACCGAAATCATCAAGTAA